CGCAGTTGTTGGACCCTACGTCTGCTGTCGAAACGGTTGGTGGAATTGGGGCATGTTGAGCAGATCTCCCATGAGACGGTGCGTCAAACGCTGAAAAAAACCAACTTAAGCCTTGGCGCAAGGACTGCTGGATAATCCCACCAGAGGAAGATGCTGCCTTTGTCGCCCAGATGGAGGAAGTTCTGGAACTGTATACGAGTATCGATAATCCTCGCTATCCGCTGGTCTGCTTTGATGAAAGCGCGAAACAATTGATTCAAGAAACCCGCACTCCACAGCCAATGAAGCCGGGACAACCAGCCCGGGAAGACTTTGAATATCAGCGCAATGGCACGGCCAATTTGTTCATGTGTTTTGCCCCACTCAAAGGCTGGAGACACGTCGAGGTCACCGACCGACGGACACAACTCGACTATGCCGACCAGATGAAATACTTGGTGGATGTCGCCTTTCCCGATGCGATCAAAATTCGCTTGGTCCAAGATAATCTTAATACCCACGTCAAAGCCTCGCTTTACAAAGCCTTTTCCCCAGCTGAAGCCCGGCGGATACTCAACCGCTTAGAATTTCACTACACACCCAAACATGGCAGTTGGCTCAACATGGCCGAAATTGAGTTGAGTGTTTTGTTTCGACAATGTTT
This genomic interval from Romeriopsis navalis LEGE 11480 contains the following:
- a CDS encoding IS630 family transposase (programmed frameshift) — translated: MPRKKYIVTLTVDERTELEQLSRTGKTSASAMTHARILLKADTAQPDGSWSDSEISAALDVSVATIERLRQRFVEEGLTACLQRRQTRVYSRLLGGEQEAHLVALACSDPPDGRSCWTLRLLSKRLVELGHVEQISHETVRQTLKKNQLKPWRKDCWIIPPEEDAAFVAQMEEVLELYTSIDNPRYPLVCFDESAKQLIQETRTPQPMKPGQPAREDFEYQRNGTANLFMCFAPLKGWRHVEVTDRRTQLDYADQMKYLVDVAFPDAIKIRLVQDNLNTHVKASLYKAFSPAEARRILNRLEFHYTPKHGSWLNMAEIELSVLFRQCLDRRIPDTDTLKAEINAWETQRNQTANTIDWRFTTQDARIKLKHLYPAIHH